agcataacttaaaatattcatcaaaattaaaaatttaagcatAGGTTTTGTAGTagtcgaagcaacgatctcaaaaaacgtaaaaatttttaaaaactgaCTAAAGACCAACCTTGAATTTGAACTTGGGAGATGGCCGAACgtagtttcttctcttttttttcttcttttgtttgtAATCGGCTATGGTGATATTATAAGAGCACTTaggcttattttattttataacatatattatataaattaaaggtTGGCTTCCTAAATTAcccttttaaaaattaacaacTAAAGCTTATAAGTCAAGGACATATTCGTCCATGTCACATGCACATGGTTTCTAACTCATaacttatattatatacatataattatatacattttattattataacatatatatattatacatattaaataagaaaatatattcaaCTTAGCTAATGTCGTccactaatatatatatagaaaaaaaattagacttTTTGCATCATGAGTGCTTCCACTTAAGAAGCCATTACCAAAATAGTCCTTACAATTAAAACTAGCTCATTTtcaatttatgcgattaagtcctttcatttaatcggatacccaaacgataaaattaaatcacaaaaatttcacagatataaattcacacaaaataaacaaggaaaataatttaaaaatatttttctaactcggattcgtggtcctgaaaccaccgttccgattagggtctaaattagaatgttacaactctccccccttagggattttcgtccccgaaaatcttaccagtgaataggttcaaAAAACGTTCTCTTGTTgtatcttctggctcccatgttgcttcctcaactccatgtttatgccacaatactttaactaatgaaATCTTTTTATTCTGTAATTCTTTAGTCTCACAAGTCAAAATGCGAATCGATTCTTCTTTGTAGGtaatatcaggctgaatttcaatctcagatagactaatcacatgtgaaggatcaaatcGATACCtccgaagcatcaaaacatggaatacattgtgtatcttttccaactcaggtggcaacagcaatctataagcaactggcccaataCGCTCTATAATTTcctacggcccaataaatctcggactcaatttgcctttatgactgaatctgagtattttcttccacggtgagactttcaagaaaactttgtccccaatctgaaactctatatctttacgtttcaagtccgcataagatttctaacAATCTAATGCTACTTTCAAACTTTTACGGATCACTTTccctttctgttcagtttctctgatcaagtcaaccctgtgcatcttattttcactgagctcagtccagtacaacggCATACAgtatttacgaccatataaagcttcataaggtgccatttgatacttgattgataactgttattatatgcaaattcaatcagaggcaggtatcgttcccacgtaccttcaaacttgagaatgcaacacctcaacatatcctcaagtatccgAATGATTCACTCAGACTGGtcatctgtttgtggatggaaagcagtactgaaattaaTTTCGTACCTATtacatcttgcaatttcttccaaaatcgcaatgtaaacctcggatctttaTCTGAAACAatggatataggcacaccatgtaatcttacaatctgagaaacgtacaattcagccagcttatcaagtgagtaatttgtacgtatcggaacaaaatgagccgatttagtcaatctatcaacaacaacccagattgcatcctttttgctcggtgtcaacggtagatcagatacaaaatccatcgtaactctgtctCACTTCCATTCTagtatcataatcggctgaagtaaccctaaaggtacctgatgctcagcttttacctgttgacagactaaacatctcGTAACAAAGTtagagatgtctcgcttcataccatgccaccagtaaagctgtttcaaatcattatacatctttgtactacctgggtgaacagataaccgactactatgtgcttcattcaaaatcatctgaatcaactctgaattcttcAGAACACATATCCggtctctgaatctcaaacaatcatcagcatcaactctAAACTCTAAATCAGTATCCATCTCACATTAAACTCTTTTtgcaatcaattcattatcaaccttctgagcatcacatatttgttgaacaaataacggtcttgctttcaattcagctactattGAACCATCCTCAGACATGgtcatatgcgcattcattgcacgcaaagcaaacagtgattttcggcttaaagcatcagcaacaacattagccttttcagggtgatagtcaatcataagctcgtagtcttttaacagttctaaccatcggcgttgtctcaaattcagatctttctgagtcatcaagtatttcaagcttttatgatcagaataaacatgacatttctcaccgaacaggtaatgacgccaaatttttaatgcgaacacaatagctgccaattccaggtcatgtgtcggatagttcttttcatgtggctttaactgtcttgaggcataagctatcactctgccttcctacatcagaacacagcccaaaccatttaatgatgcatcactataaataacaaattctttacccggttctggctgaactagcactggagctttagtcaaaagggcttttaattgtttaaaacttttctgacacttctctgaccactcaaacttaacgtctttccgcaatagctttgtcatcggagCTATAATCGtagagaaacctttcatgaatcgtctgtaataaccaggAAGTCCGAGAAAGCTTCGGACTTTagaaacattcttcggaggtttccTAGAGCCTGGTATGCAAGAATTGACAGCTACTTAGTTAGTTTGGGATTCGAGAGAAGCATCAGTGAGCCAACATTATATGTCAAGAAAGAACAAGCTGAAACACAGCTCATTGTGTCCCTTTATGTAGATGATCTCTTGGTGACAGAAGGAGACCAAATTATGTTGGGTGATTTTAAAGCTCAAATGAAAGACATGTTTGAGATGTCTGATTTGGGGCAGATGACATATTTCCTAGGAATGGAGGTGCTGCAAACTTAAAATGGAATCTTCCAGGGACAGAAAACTTTTGCTATGAAGATCTTGAACTAGTTCTCTATGGAGAATTGCAAGCCAACTAGCACACCTGTGGCTATTGGAATAAAACTGTCAAGCCAAGGAGACTATGAACAGGTTAGTGAATCTACCTACAGAAGCTTAATAGGTTACCTATTATATCTAACTGCAAAAAGACCAGACATTATGTTTGCTATTAGTGTGCTTTCAAGATCCTTGCACTACTACAATATACAACATCTTCAAGCAGCAAAAAGAGTGCTCAGGTACATCAAAGGCACCTTGAGCCATGGATTATAGTTTAGCAAAGCTGAAAACTTGAAATTGGTAGGCTATACTCACAGTGATTGGGAAGGATGATATGAAGAGCACTTCTGGTTATGCATTTACACTTTGATCAGCAATGTTTttttggagttcaaagaagcaatcGATGGTGGCTCAATCAACAACAGAAGCTAAGTATGTTGCAACTGCAAGTGCTGTTAATCAAGCTATATGGCTCAAAAAAATCTTAACTGACTTGAACCTACACAAAAGGGAAGCAACAGAGATCTTTTGTGACAacaaatctgctgttgcaattgcaaagaacccTATTTTCCATGGTAGAACTAAATACTTTAGCATCAAGTTTCATGTAGTAAGGGAAATGGAGCAAGCTCGAGAGGTGGAGTTGATTCATTGCAATTCTGAAGAACAAATTGCTAACATCTTCACAAAGACCCTTAATGTGTCAAGGTTCATCAAATTGAGGAAGCAGTTAGGAGTTAGCAGCATGGAGACCAAAGAGGAGTGTTAGAGAATAGCCCTCCATGCAACACATGCACTAGCAAGTAGATCGAGCAACTCATGCCAAGCAATAAGCTATCGAGCCAAGTGTTGCAactgttttgttttgtttattttgtaattttagttaatGTAATGTTGtctagttcattttgaacttagTTTAGTTTGTATTTGATGTAATTTGATAGTGAAAGAGCTGATCACCAGCTTTGTTTAAGTGTGCAAGCATAATTCACCTAGTTCCAATATATTTGTTGATTTTGACCAGCCATTGTCTGGTGTTGTAATGGCTTTATGCCAATGTTCATTTTTCAATGAAATTTATCAGATTTCATTCATATATGCTCCAtcattttttcttgttttttgatTATGTTTTTGTTTCTAAGTaaatttctgtttgtttcttcCACAAGCCACGAGCCTTGTTGCTCAAGACTCAGGTTGAGCTAAGTTGCTTTGTTTCTTAAACCCccaacaaaataatcaaataaaaccaTTTATACTTAAGAAGGACTAAAAGTGAAATTATACCATTAATAATTTGTGTTATTGCAGATAGATGAACATTTAACAGCCATTACAGACACAACAAAAGCAGAAAGAGCAATGGGTGTAATAAATCCAATGGGCATTAAACTCGGCAGTAGAAACTATTATAGATACATAGGCTCTTTTTGTTCCTCCTAGTACTGAAAATGTTGTTTGGTGCTTTGTCCAAAAGGTTCATTAATTCcctcaaaattaattaaatactaataaatcttttgtttttttgttctttatttcataatttacgatgttatatcattaaaatccTATTTTTGGGGTAAACTGTATTGAAAGTCACTTAAATTTGATGTAATTGACAAAACAATCACTTTGATTTTGAAtccagtcactcaactttcaaaaaataacaaatcaattaCCTATTAACATTTTCCATTACAGGCCTAATGAAACAGTTGACGTGACCTGTTAACTAGCTAACATtgccagttaacttgccacgttggatGAGGCaaagtttcaatttagtcactcaacttttaaaaataataaatcagtCACTAACGTTATCGAAAAGTAGCAAACCAGCCACCCATTAACATCATTATCGAAAAGTTACGAATCAGTAACtcattaacatttttaattacaaGCCTAACGAGATAGATGATGTGACTAGTAAACTAGCTGATGTGGCCAATTAACTTGCCACGTTAGACGAGGCAAGGTTGAGTGACTGATtttttatcctttctttttttaaaaaaaataaatggtccaatatttttactttttgcatAAATGACCCCATATGTTTATGCTTCTTGGTGTGTCGTTGAAAGAACCAAAAATAACCTATCCATATAAAATAACGAAAAAGAgaaacagaattaaaaatatggagaggttgaaattgtataaattgaaatcGAAATTGTAAAGAGaaacaaaattaagaaaatagaTTCTTTGATtgagagattccagcctccggttaTCTCAATCttccttgggttcaatcctaagcttttaggtgatccttcttaTGACAGAATAAGCAAGTTATAGTGGAAAAGGacacctacgaccaccagctccacttaCATTTTAGCTTTACGATTTaaaggaacctgactctagccaatcatcacttttgtgggaccgtcttacactagatcatcacttctcaatagCGAATGCCATGCCATTTTATCTCTTGGGCTCGACAACCACTGGCGCAGTAAGCTAACAAATTGActatgcaaccttcccaaaacatacaaagcgaccAGTTTTGCAGAAGATGAAAAGATCACTTTCGGAAGGATATGGACGGAAGCGTCAATCCCGTAATGCGGAGAAACGATAAATActtgttgagaaggctaagtgcgGATTCTAAGTCTCATGAACCTTTTTTGAGGAATctcgacaacctttggctagatgagtttaACGGCTCATACTTTTTAGGAAAAAAgcaataaatttaatcaaatagaattttattgaataataaaaGGAACAAAAGCTAAAAGTTTTAGAGAGATAGAGTTTTTATAGAAAAGATAAGTCCATATTTATGTCACTCCTTTCCCTATTTATAGTACACAGAAAACTTAgtttatttctatttaaattctaaaagaaaaatgaaaataaaagctgaaattaaatctaaataataatcttaacaataatcctaataaaattcaaatttaaactgaGTCTTATGTTTATGAATCTCTTCTTTGAATTTTTGCCCCGAAGTCTTTCACACTTTGTATTTTTGGCATCATTTTTTTCCTATTCCGCATGCTAacccattttatctttaaattcacgctttttgCCCCCAAATTTCTTTTTGCCTTCAATTCTTCTTCTCCATCCCAACAATCTCGCCGTTGCCGCCTCCGCCACAACCATATTTGGCGTCACCATTGTTGACCTCCAAACCACCCCCTATCCTTTTTTTTTCAACCCCCCAAAAGAGGAGCCACCACGATTGGGATCCAACTATTTTTTTCTACTGTCCAAAatcattaactttaaaaaaattagatcgAAATAGGATTGGAGACAATTTTGGATCAAACTATCAATACCTACAACCAAATCGGTAGGCGAAATTTCTCCAAGCAATATCCAAGCAATTCAAGAACCATAACGACTCGAATTTGTCAAAATCTTCATAGGATATGATGATATAAACAAAAGGATTGTTGATTAACCTAAACAACATTAACTCCATTGTCAACATTATCAAGTTGCATAAAACAAAATCAGAAGCAAAACAAGGGGAGCATCCAAACAAACCAAACAATCGATTAAACCCATGATCTTTGAGAACGAAGGAAACGGTTCCTCTAAAGGGACAACAAAATGTCGACAAGTGAAATAGGTTGGGTCATTGATTAGCAAGATCCCAAAGCCAAAATCAAGTTGCATACTATAGTAAAGGAGGATGAGAGATGGATCAGAAGAAGAGTGACGCAAATGGTCAGCAACGAAAGTTGGGGTCGATGTGAGGTAAGCCCAATACTTGGAAAGGGATTTAAATTGAGTCACGAACTTAAGAGGTAATCTAGAAAGGATATCAAAAAAGGTATTTTAGGGTAATGACAATGAGGAAGCCATGGTTCTCAGTTTTCCTCTTAAACAATAAGAATCCATTCAAGGGTTTTATCGAAAAGGGTATTTTGGGTGTCTAGTTTTGTGAAAGTTAGTAggattgatttattatttttttgaaaattgaataactaaattgaaatcaaagtgactattttgtcatTGATATCAAAATTGAGTGACTGTTGTTGcgatatatgttttttttttttaatccaagTATAGAACATTACTTTTCAACATAAGAAAGTGGATTTGACTTAGTTCGTTATAGTCCTCACCTGATTGAAAGCCCATGTACATCTCTAGCCTTGAAAGAGAAGCATTGAACCAGAAAACATATATGGGTCCGGAGCCCCTCTATTAATAGCTTCATTTTAATGGCGAAACTCAGAATGCTATTCCAGTATCTACTTGAAAACCCATGGAACCACCTGGGATGCATGCCAGAGAAGAATGGTCCCCAAGGGTTTTCAAATTGCCGCTGCCTGTTATAATTTATAATAGAATACTTGAGCTCAAAAAGCTAAGATTCTACAAACcctttaaaataagaaaaaaaagagatcatccctaaaatgaaattcataaccATTTCCATAGTCTTCGATTCTTTTTTCATTCGATTTATGTTACATATAAGGGTACACAGAACAAGGCCAAAAGCACAATAGCTCAAACCAGAAAATCTATCAGCTAACTAATACTAATAGTACAGTTTCAAATGTTGTCTCGAATTTTTACCAGGAAGAACATACAAAATTGCGACCAACTTCTGCCAGCAGCCCATAGAAACGATGAAATAACAGCAACATTTTTAACAGCTCCTCGCATTTGTGCTGGCATCAATGACATTCTGATTGCTACAACATACAGCAACAATCAGCAGCTCCTCTCATCTGCCACAATAATTATTCAATCAATCACTCGAGTCTCTCGCATGAAAGAGTTGCCTCAAGTAAATAAACCTTTTTACTTCTTCCGCTGTTTGCGGACCTTCACAAATTTTCTGGCAGACTTGTCACCACCACTGGTGCCCAATGAGAAGCTCCCTCCACCACCAAATTCCAGACTACCAGAAGCCAGAAATGGAGATGGATTCTTTGGTGCGGCTATGCTTGGTTTGGTTCCAAATGGGACAGAACCTGCTGCTGGTGGGTTTGATGCACCAAAAACGAACCCAGGAGCGGGTGGTGAGATTGGCTGTTGACTAAATGTCACAACAGCCGGTGAAGCCTGAACTGTGTCTTCTGCCATACTATCTTCCATTTGATCATTATTACTAGAGGGCGTTGACCCAAACACCAAGCCAGGACTCGTATTACCAAACACAGGCTGTGACGGAGTGGCAGCTGCAGCTGCAGCTGAAGTGAATGAAAATATGGAACTTGAAGAGGCACCGGTGGATGACCCAAAGATAGTAGATGCACCGCTAGGAGCACTAACAGAAGTTGATGATCCAAAGGAAAAGCCTGATGATGAACCAAATGTGGGTGTCTTTTGCCAAGTGGAACCAAATGCACCACCATCATTGCCACTGCTAGAGCTCAGAGACTTGGTTTCTGAAGAGGAAGAACTTATTCCAAAACTTGAACCTGAACTAAAAGGCTTGGCTAGAGATACCGAAGACCCAAAAATTGAACTGCCAGAGGAAAAAGTTGCATTCCCAGCCAATCCAAAGGATGGAGATGATGCAGATGAGGAAAACTGAATGGGCGTGCTCTGACTTGAGGTACCAATGCCAGTTCCTGCAGCAGATGCTTGGGTATTTACAGCACTGAAAGGATTTAAACTCTGAGACTGTGAAGTAGATATGGATGTAGCTGGAGCACTGAATCCAAAGACGTTGCTTCCAGTGGCCATGCCTGCAGCTTTAGTGGAAAAAATACTTCCCGTACCAGATACTGGCAAAGACGTACCCCTAAAAATATTACTACCTGTGCTTGTAGCTGCTGATGTACCACCAAATAAACCAGTGCCCGTGCTTGTAGTTGTAGATGTAACACCAAAGATAGCATTGCCTGTGCTTGCACTTGCAGAGGTACCACCGAAGGTACCATTGCTTGTGCTTGTCACTGGGGAAATTGTGCTGCTGAAAAAGCCACTTCCAGAGTTCGTAATAGTGGAAGATATACCACTGGAACTGCTATTTCCAGAGCTTGCGACTTCAGCTGTTGGACCAGCAGCACTGCTTGCAACACTTGTACCACCAAAAATACTACTTCCAGAGCCAGTAAAAGAAGATGTACTACCAAAAGGAAAGATACCTACATTGCCAAGTTTTGTATCCTGTGTCTTAGATTCAGTTGCTTCCCCTGAAGTTGCTGATAATGTTGAAACCGAAGTTGACGGGTCCCCAGAGGATGAAAACTTGAAAACAGGTGCACCTGTAAAGGAAGGGATTGAAGCCTGCACAGAGGGGCTGCTGGTAAAGCTGATGCTGGCATTTGCAGTTGCACTTGCAGAGGTGATGGTAGCAGCAGAAGTGTCATTTTTGGTGGCAGTTGCACTGGAGGAACTTTGACAATTACTTGGGACTAGAGAAGGCGCTGGAGAAGAGAACAAAAAAGGACTAGAAGCACAAGACCCATTATTAAAGGTAGAACCATCTGCTGCGGATGCACCAAACTTGAACTTACTTCCAGCTGACATTGAAGTTGTTACAGAAGAGGTGATTGCAGTTTCAGGTGTCCTACAGAAGATGCCATTCAGATTGCTCTCCTTATCAGTTTTATCTGACAAATAATTGGTTGTACCAGGAGCAGTAGTAGCACAGCTGAAAGAAAGAAAGCAAAGTGAAAGGGGGGAACGAACAAAAGTTAACTCTTCAACAAGCAGCACAGATTATAGCAGACAAAAAACAAAAGATCCCAGCAAGAAAATCAACTGCCTTTTTAGTTCTAACTAGAACTTAATCTATTACTAGCATTTGGAAAgcctttactaatttaattaccaataatttcaaattttgtcaATGTTTGGTACCAAAGTATTATCAAATTCTCAATTGGCTAGCTGAGGTTAAAACATCAGCATTAGAGTATCTGGTATTTGCTTCCATCCACTGATTTACACGTTAGAAAATAACAGTTGGTTAAATGCCTGGCATACACCAATAAGGTCATGACAAATCATTTGTTATTTGTTTGCAGCACATCACTCATCTGACTGACTTTCTAGTCTTGGAACAAATAGATGCCAACTTCCAAgtactaaattgtgaatttttaaACATTCAGTGGtaagttgaaattttggttaCACTTCTGTCACTAACTAATTATTTATCAAATGGAcaaccccccccaaaaaaaaaaaaaaaaaaaactaactaaaCTTGAAATCTACCATCCTGGAAGGCAGCTATGTAATGGATTCTAACGATCTGAGGTAAACTATCACCAGCAATATAAGAATTATGATAACAAGCTTTAATCAATTTATGAAGAAAGATTTCCCTGTTCTTTTTGCTCCCTCACTCATTTAAGAGTTTAAAGGTAAAAGAAAGCAACCTGGTGGGTTCAAATGTAAGAGAAAGTTCAGTACAGGAAATCAACAGTAAAAACAACTTTGAAGGGTAAAAAATATGGTTACTATCAGGAGGATTTACAGTATTTAGTAGAAAACTGAAGGAAATCATTTAATGTTCACTGCATTTTAATCAGTAGGATTTGTCATAAGGGAGATGGAGGATCTACAAATTTTAATAACGAGCTCAATAAAATCAGTTCATGTTAACTACATCTTAGTCAGGATTTACAGAATTTAATAGACATGTTATAAGGGAGGTGGCAAGGATTAGATCTATCTCCAAAATCCTCTCCCATCATTTTATAAGAACTCCTGACCAGGTATCCTTTTACACCCTGCCAATTAACTAACTACTAGCCTACTCCATTCAACCAGATATTAGTGACCCTATGCACAAGGGTTAGATTCACCACCAAAATCCCCAACCCCTGACCAGGTATCCTTTTACACCCTGCCAATTAACTAACTACTAGCCTACTCCATTCAACCAGATATTAGTGACCCTATGCACAAGGGTTAGATTCACCTCCAAAATCCCCAACCCCTTCCATCCTTTTATAAGAACTAAACAGAGTAGGGCATACCTTTTAAACATTTTACTTCCTTTCAATCAATTAATCACTAGTCTACAACATTTAACCCACTAGTAGTAATTCTACAAATAAGGCCTGCACTGGAGGTATAGACAAGAAAGAAAGGAGAACAGAAGACAAAAGTAAACAACCTTCCAAGCAAGAGAGGTTGAATAGTGAATATACCAACCTGCTTAAGTTCTCTGGTTTTTGGTCTGAACTTGTGGCAAGCTTAACACCTGAAGATCCAGTAACTGGTGAAACCTCACCAACATTTGTAGAGGCAAAGCCAAATGAAGTAACAGCACCATTTGGTTGCTTTGCTTCCACAACTTTCTCCCCAGTGCTAAGCATATGAGAAGCATTTGACTGTGAAGGAACAACATCTCTATCGGCTATGGGAGTTGACGAAGATACAAAAAATGGAGACTGCAGAGATGAAATTGCCACCTCTACAACTGGAGAAGTAATACCAGCATTTTTTTCAACACCAGTGGGTCCATCAGATGTTTTCAAATCAGGTTTTTGATTGAATGCAGCACTTGAATTGGGTATAACTTCAGGACTAGAAGCCTTCTCTATCATAGCTTCAGGAGCTACACTCTTGCTCTCCATGACACAATTATCCAACCTCCCTCTCCCTTCAGCAGGTGTGGCTCCATTAGGATAGTCGTCATCATCCAGATCTAGATAATCCTGGTACAGAAAACATGAAGTTAAAAATAGACAGTATAGAGGCAAAAGTGAAGCTTATGGATATCCCTCAATCCAAAAGTAAGCCTTTGAAAGAGCCTCTTCTTCTGGAAACAATAGCACTTGATCAGCAAAAGAACTGGGAGGAACTTTGATCATTAAAAGCTCTATTTGATCACTAAATAATTTTGACATGAGATATGCCCGATTACCAATTAACACATACCTCATGTGCACTCATCTGAAAAGCCCGACTCTTTTGTTGAGGTTGCGGAACAACAGACTTGATCAAACTGGAATCAGAAGCTTTAACACTAGGCATGTTATTATCCTTCATCAAACTATTACTATCTGCACCATTTACTGCAGGAACCACCTTGTCAGGAAGAGCAACCATCATTGTTGAGCCATTTTCCCTAGCCTTATCATGCTTTCCTGACATAGACTCACAAATACCAGGCAGTACAGTGCAAGAACCACTCAACTTGTCAGTATCTTGCAGGTTCTCCAGAAATTTTGAAGAATCTACATTCTCAATGCTTTTAAGAGCCTGCCCACGTAGCATAGATGGTGACAACTTAGTTGGTGATTTTTCCATTGGCGACACCAACAAGTCCAATTGCTGTAAAATTTTTGAAGCCGTCTGACTGGACTTGGATGGAACAGTGGTAACACTAGAGCCAGGAGAGCTGTTATCCCCATTCTCAGCCAGAGTATCTAGAGCAGCTGAACTATTGCCAGCTATGCGAGCAGATGGGCCGGCAGAAGTAGGTAAGCTTAAGTTTCTTGAAGAAAGAAGGTTGGACTTTTGACGAATCCGCCGAATAGGGCCAACTGATCCTATATCATTGCCTAATACTGAACTCCTGCGCTTTAAAACCtgctaagaaaagaaaaa
The sequence above is drawn from the Gossypium hirsutum isolate 1008001.06 chromosome A05, Gossypium_hirsutum_v2.1, whole genome shotgun sequence genome and encodes:
- the LOC107927562 gene encoding nuclear pore complex protein NUP1 isoform X1, producing MATAREESNPYDGGLGAGGKFRKRPFRRTTKTTPYDRPPTSIRNPSGTGDRNGWLSRLVDPARRLITSSAHRLFASVFTKRLPPPPPQTPQALESGTNQEPRQNQPEATSKVPSVMQGAIMGCENPVNHTEESGVAELEKILKQKTFTRSEIDHLTRLLCSRSADIPGGNEEKRPELISVVSHDKKEEFPKTPVREHVTENHLISTPVVSSTVIDDVVASPAELAKAYMGGRTPKVSVSRLGLENHVPRGDLTSPSNKNFPSMSSTMSLVPRSSGHVGNLGNSFVTPRLRGRSAIYSMARTPYSRVNSSTLLKSSGTASDAFGGPSSSSLSAWEQKRISGSTQGQVLKRRSSVLGNDIGSVGPIRRIRQKSNLLSSRNLSLPTSAGPSARIAGNSSAALDTLAENGDNSSPGSSVTTVPSKSSQTASKILQQLDLLVSPMEKSPTKLSPSMLRGQALKSIENVDSSKFLENLQDTDKLSGSCTVLPGICESMSGKHDKARENGSTMMVALPDKVVPAVNGADSNSLMKDNNMPSVKASDSSLIKSVVPQPQQKSRAFQMSAHEDYLDLDDDDYPNGATPAEGRGRLDNCVMESKSVAPEAMIEKASSPEVIPNSSAAFNQKPDLKTSDGPTGVEKNAGITSPVVEVAISSLQSPFFVSSSTPIADRDVVPSQSNASHMLSTGEKVVEAKQPNGAVTSFGFASTNVGEVSPVTGSSGVKLATSSDQKPENLSSCATTAPGTTNYLSDKTDKESNLNGIFCRTPETAITSSVTTSMSAGSKFKFGASAADGSTFNNGSCASSPFLFSSPAPSLVPSNCQSSSSATATKNDTSAATITSASATANASISFTSSPSVQASIPSFTGAPVFKFSSSGDPSTSVSTLSATSGEATESKTQDTKLGNVGIFPFGSTSSFTGSGSSIFGGTSVASSAAGPTAEVASSGNSSSSGISSTITNSGSGFFSSTISPVTSTSNGTFGGTSASASTGNAIFGVTSTTTSTGTGLFGGTSAATSTGSNIFRGTSLPVSGTGSIFSTKAAGMATGSNVFGFSAPATSISTSQSQSLNPFSAVNTQASAAGTGIGTSSQSTPIQFSSSASSPSFGLAGNATFSSGSSIFGSSVSLAKPFSSGSSFGISSSSSETKSLSSSSGNDGGAFGSTWQKTPTFGSSSGFSFGSSTSVSAPSGASTIFGSSTGASSSSIFSFTSAAAAAATPSQPVFGNTSPGLVFGSTPSSNNDQMEDSMAEDTVQASPAVVTFSQQPISPPAPGFVFGASNPPAAGSVPFGTKPSIAAPKNPSPFLASGSLEFGGGGSFSLGTSGGDKSARKFVKVRKQRKK